A DNA window from Helianthus annuus cultivar XRQ/B chromosome 15, HanXRQr2.0-SUNRISE, whole genome shotgun sequence contains the following coding sequences:
- the LOC110913476 gene encoding cell wall protein DAN4-like, giving the protein MTKDIPLPDGSKKIDITTNALAEAKASVKRDREATDKSRWNEAKRAYMELDAQVVSSVVKPTTTTSMTTTATSTYTTQTPDLTKSSTTTSTTSSTIKSSPATVQKTSTDTSVVVMTPQSSTKTAVVTPVVSTTVGTSVVSAVVKPTTTTSITTTATSTHTTQTPDLTKSSTTTTTTSPTIKSPPATLQKTSTDTSGVVITTVVETPVVSTTAKQAEDIAKRESTGKTDKEYQRHYQFLLTQVSSLEQFAKNVCQKLSERVDESLRKDYVENIMAHKKYKGEKQCTKIGPFLSLKVK; this is encoded by the exons ATGACTAAAgacattcccttgccagatgggaGCAAAAAGATTGATATTACCACAAATGCACTCGCTGAAGCaaaagcaagtgtaaaaagggatagagaggcaaCGGATaaatcaaggtggaatgaggcgAAGAGAGCTTACATGGAGCTGGATGCACAGG TGGTTTCATCAGTTGTTAAACCAACAACCACCACCTCAATGACAACAACTGCTACTTCAACATACACCACTCAAACACCTGATCTCACTAAATCATCCACCACCACTTCAACCACATCATCAACCATCAAATCATCACCTGCCACTGTGCAGAAGACttctactgacacatcagtagttgtaatgacaccTCAATCTTCCAccaaaacagctgttgtaactcctgttgtatcaacaactgttggtacCTCAGTGGTTTCAGCAGTTGTTAAACCAACAACCACCACCTCAATCACAACAACTgctacttcaacacacaccactcaaACACCTGATTTGACTAAATcatccaccaccactacaaccacATCACCAACCATCAAATCACCACCTGCCACTCTGCAGAAGACTTCTACTGACACATCAGGAGTTGTAataacaacagtggttgaaacacctgttgtttcaacaact gccaaacaagcagaggatattgCTAAAAGAGAATCAACAGGGAAGACTGACAAAGAATATCAAAGGCACTACCAATTTTTGCTTACTCAAGTCAGTTCCCTGGAACAATTTGCAAAGAATGTTTGTCAAAAATTATCAGAAAGAGTAGATGAATCTCTGAGAAAAGACTATGTTGAGAATATCATGGCTCACAAGAAGTATAAAGGAGAGAAGCAATGTACAAAGattggaccattcctgagcttgaaagtgaagtaG